One Longimicrobiales bacterium genomic window, GGGCCCAGTCGATCTTGAATGCGCCGGGGCCATAACGGAATCGCTCGAGCTGGCGACGGTAGCCGGACGGAAGCCGATCGCCGGCGATACGGAGCAGCTGCCGTGGCGTGACATCGAAGAGAATCGCGCGGGCGGGGGGCAGCTCCGCGACGTCGGTCACGGGTGCATCGGTCTCGATGACTCCGCCGAGCTCCCGCAGATAGGCGGCGAGGGCATCGGAAATCTGACGCGACCCGCCGCGTGCGAGCGGCCAGCCGACCGCATGGCCGGTCACGCACAGCATCAGCCCGAACGACGCGGTACCGATCCAGTCGAGCGGCAGCATGCAGTGGCCGGCAACCGCGGCGAACATCGCGCGCGTCGCATCATTGCTGAATCGGGCGCGCACGAGATCGTCGACCGAGCGCAGCGCGTGCATGCCGAAGCGTGCCATGAAGAACGGTCGTCCCGGGATGCGGATGGGGCGCAGCGTTTCCTGCACCAGGTCCTGCCAGTTCTCTACGAATGGCTCCACGAGGTCGCGGTAGGCCTGGCCATCGCTGCCGAGCGCGGTCACGGTCGAGTCGAGCGTGCGCTCGAGTGTAACGACGCTGCCATCGTCGAACGGATGAACGAGGAGTGTCGGCGTATGAACCCATTCCAGGCCGTACTGCGCCAGCGGCAGCTCGCGGAAGAATGGCGATGCGACGGCCATCGGGTGAATCGTCGAGCAGACGTCGTGCAGGTAACCGGGCAGCGTGAGCTGTTCCGTCCGCGTCCCGCCGCCGATGACGGGCGCCGCCTCACGTACCAGCACGGAGTGGCCCTCACGCGCGAGCGTGACCGCTGCCGCCAGACCGTTCGGCCCGGCACCCACAATAATCGCGTCGTAGCTGATTGCGTGCCTCCGGCTCGGGTGCTCTGTGGCGGTGCGGGGGTCAAGGATCATGCCGGCATGCCACCGTGTACTCAGATCGCCACCGAACGTTACCCGCGAGGCGAATGAAGCTGACATCCTGTCGCATTGCCATGACCGTCGTGGTTCCGCTCATCGTCGCTGGCGCTGCGGCCATGCAGACCGCACCGCTGGCCGCGCAGCAGCATACTCGCGAGTCGGCGCGACCCATCGCTGCCATGCATGACAGCGCGCAGTCGGATGCACACCAGGAGAAGCCGTCGGCGCTGGACGGCGCGTTCGGTGCGCATGTCGTGCCGATGGTCACGCATGTGTCGCCGATCCTGGCGGGCGCGGCTAAGACCGAGGGTTACCTGACGCAACCGACACTGTTTGCCACGGCGACCGCACTCGACGGCGCACTGGCCGTGAGCGCCGCAGTCAGCCTGGAGGCGGTGACGCTCGATCGTGGTGAGCTCGGGGCGGGTTCGTACGGTGAGGGGTACGTCGACCGGCGTCACCCGCACACGTACCTGCATGAGTTGATGGTCAGCGCACGGCACGTCGCCGGACCCGTCACGGCGTCGCTCGCCGCCGGCCGCGGCTTTGCCCCGTTCGGCACGGACGACCCGATGATGCGGCCGTTCGTGAAGTTCCCGGTGAACCATCATCTCGGCCAGGTGCTGGAACGGCTGGTACTGATTGGTGCCGTAACGGCGCGCGGTGTTCATCTGGAGGCGGGCGCCTTCAACGGCAACGAGCCGCTCGACGCGGCAGACCTCGGGTCGCTGGAGCGGTTCGGCGACTCCTGGGCGGGCCGCGTCACGATCGCCCCGGTCCGGGGCATTGAGCTGCAGGCGAGCCGCGCGTGGATCGTGTCGCCGGAGTTCCCGCTTGGCGGCGGCTGGGACCAGCGCAAGTGGAGCGCGTCGGCACGCTACGAGCGCACGCACCCGTTCGGCACGATCTACGCCCTCGCCGAATGGAACCGCACGACACAGGTGGATCGCGGCACTGACGTGTTCTCGTTCGGCAGCGTCCTGGCGGAGGCCGCCGTGGATATCAACGGCTGGCGGCCGGCGATCCGATTCGAACGTGCTGAACGGCCCGAAGAGGAGCGGATGGCCGACCCGTTCCGGACGCCGTGGCCGCACGGCGGCGGACATGTCCTCGGCATCACGCGGTGGACGAACACGGCCGCGCGTCTGGAACGCACGATCAGCGCCGGCCGGTTCGGCGTCGCGCCATTCGTGGAGGGATCGATGGCACATGTCGTCGAGACCGCGGACGGCCTTTTCGACCCGCGCGAGTTCTACGGAAGTCGGACGATCTGGGCCATCAGCATCGGCGCACGACTGCGGGCGGGATGGCATCCGCCGCGCATGGGCAGATACGGAGCAGCCGCTACCGCGGCCGGCTCGACACACGAACACTGAGGTACTATGCGGTCGAAGATGTTGCGGCTCTGTGCAATCCTGCCCCTGCTGGCGATCGTCCTGGCCGCCTGCGGGTCGGATGTCTCCGGTCCGGACCCCGATCCGGATCCGCTTCCCGTCAGTGACACACTGCCCGTTCTCGGGCACGGCACGATCGACGCCCGTTACACTGCGGAGGTGGCCGTCCGTGATGACTGGGCGTACACGAGCACCTGGGGCAACCGTGGCGCGCCCGGCAACGCCGTCTTCATTTGGAACGTCGCCGGCGCGCAGCCCTTGCTCGTCGATTCGCTCATCATCGCCAGTGCGAGCACGACCGGCGATGTGCAGATCTCCGATGACGGCGCGCTGCTGGTCGTCGCCACCGAGTTCTCGCCGGGCTCCATCGTGATCTACGATCGCACTACCCCGGCGCTGCCCACGCACATCACGACGTTCACGTCACCGAGCACGGACCGCGGCGTTCACACGGTGAAGCTCGGTCGTGTGAACGGCCGTCACTACGCATTTCTGTCGATCGATCCGGGTGCCGAGCCGGCTCGGCTGGTGATCGTGGACATCACGGATCCCGCCAACCCGTCGCAGGTACTGGATCGCGCGATGGGCAGCCCGTTCGTTCACGACGTGTTCGTGCGCGATGGCCTCCTCTTCACTGCCCTGTGGCACGATGGCGTGACGATCTGGGACATCGGTGGCGGCGGCCTCGGTGGTACGCCTGCTGACCCCGTGCAGATCGCGAACTACCTGCCGGTCAGCGGCTCCATCCATAACATCTGGTGGTTCCACGATCCCGCCACGCAACAGAAGCGCTATCTATTCCTGGGCGAGGAGGGTCCGGGCAGCGTGGGATCGGGAACGGCGAGCGGTGACATCCACGTCATTGATGTCAGCAACCTGGGCCAGCCGGAGCAGGTCGCGATCTATTCCATTCCCGGTGCGGGTACGCACAACTTCTCGATGGATGAGGAGAGCGGCGTGCTGTACGCGGCGTACTACAACGCCGGTGTTCGCGCGATCGACGTGCGCGGCGACCTGAGCTCGTGCACGTCGGCGCAGCGCTCGCCCAGGGGTCCGTGCGACCTGCGGCGGATGAATCGCGAGGCCGGCGTGTCGCTGCTCGGCAACACGTTCATCTGGGGCGTGGTGCACCAGGGCACGGACCTGTACGCGAGCGACATGCTGTCGGGGATCTACAAGGTTGACGCGTCATCGCTCGTGCGGTGACACCCGGCCGGCTTCGTCGGCGCCCTGCTGCGTGAGCACGCACTCGCGGGTCGCGCGATGTGTCACAGCCGTCGCACGACGCCGGCCAGGAGCCAGTCACGTACACGGACAGGCAACAGCGCGTGCATTGCGAGCCGCAGCCGCGCGTCACGACCGACGATGTAGCGTGTGCGCGGCCTGCGTGACGTGAGCGCGTGCGTGACGGCATCCGCGACGTGCTCCGGAGCGAGGCCCTTGATGCTGTCCACGCGCGTACGCAGCGTGTTCACGGCGCGGCCGTAATATTCCTCGAGCTGCGGCGGCATCGCGGCGATGTTCCGCTCCGCCGCATCGCGTGACGTCTTCCAGATCGGTGTCGCGATGACACCCGGCTCCACGAGCGAGACGACAATGCCGAACGGTCGCAGCTCGACGCGGAGCGAGTCGGCGGCCGCCTCCAGCGCGAACTTGGATGCCGCGTATGCGCCCATGAACGGCAACGCGCTCCGCCCGGCAACGGAGCTCATGAACACGATGCGGCCGGCACGGTGATCCCCCTTCGACGATGATCGCGCGCGCCGCAGCAGCGGCAGGCACGCCTGCGTGACCGCGATCTGACCTGTCACGTTGACGTCCAGCTGGCGGCGCAGCTCGGTGATCGGCAGGAACTCGAGCGGACCGGCCACTGCCACGCCCGCATTGTTGACGAGCGCCTGGAGACCCCGCTCGCCCGTCTCCTCGCCGATGCGCGCTGCGGCCGCGGCGATGTGCCCCGCATCCGTGATGTCCAGCTGCAGTGGCACGATCGCGCTGCCACCCTGCGTGATCAGGGCGGCGCCATCCTGCTCGCTGCGGACGCCGGCGTAAACTCGGAATCCGTCGCGCGCCAGCCGCAGCGCGCACGCCTCGCCGATCCCCTTCGAAGCACCCGTGACCAGCACCGCCGGCTGCGTATTGTATCCGCGCCGTACTGGTGCGTCGGCGCTGCTCATGTCGGCACTGCGATCACTGGCATGATACGACTCCCGGCATCCACCCGGTCGGTGTCACCAGGCCGATGGCGATACCGCACATTCGACCGCTCGCAGCATCCATCGCAACCGCTGACCAGCCGCGCTCGTTCGCGACGACGATGTGCATGTCGATGCCCTCCGGCACCTCGAAGTCCGTCAGCTGAGAGATATGCGTCGCGTAGCGATAGCTGTTCTCCGGCGTGGAGTAGTAGATCTCCTGGAGGTTGTTGAGCATGCGCAGCGCACCCATCATTTCCCGAGCGCGCGGCGCGAACGCCGAGTCCGCTACCATCTCACGTGTGGTATCCGCCGGCGATGGCGTGAACACCATCTTCTGCTGCGGTACATTCACGGCATCGAGCCGGAGAAGCTGGACATACTCGACGTCGAATTCATCGCGCACGCGGCCCAGCAGATAGTCACGTCCGAAGTCCATCACCTCGAAGCCCGCGGGAAGGTGCACGCGCGCGATGGGCTCCGCCGCCATGTCGTAGACAATCCAGTCCACAGCCGGAGCATCGGGCTCGCGCGGCTGTCGCACCCAGAGGTGGCCATACGGCGACACGCGTACGTATCGGAACATCTCCGCGGAATCCGGGGCCGGCAGCATGGGCACTGCCGCCATGACGGGTGCACGACCAACACCGAAGGGCGGGCCGTCGATCCAGCTGCGATCGTAGAGCCATTCGTCCAGCTGAAAGCGACCGGCAGCCGGGCGGAGCGGTCGGTTTTCCAGGAAGCTGCCGGCATCATCGTGCACTGAGAGACGCTGGAGGCGGCTGTCATGGATGAAGATCGTGTCACCGATCAGATGCATGCGCGACGCGGTCCGGAACTCGCCCGGCCCCTCGCCCGGTCGGCCGTGCGCAGAGATGAACGTCCCGTCCGGCGCGTAAATGCGCAGTTCGGCCGATCCTGCATTCATTACTGCAATCCTGCCGTCATGCAGCTGCACTGCGCCGACGACCTGGTGCATCTGGTAGCGCTCATCGCCGTCGACGACGCCGATCGACAGCGAGGGCTCCGCTGCGACTTCCCATTCGGACACGGCTTCGCCGGCATCCGGTGGACCGCCCTCCTGCTGGTCGACTCCGCACGCAGGCAGCAGCCCCGCCGAGAGGAGCACTGCCAGCAGCGCGCATGAGTTGCGCGGCGGGCGGTGAGTGCTCAAGCTTCCGCGAACGCCCGGCGGATGCAGCCGGCGCCTGTGTGGCATGTCGGAGGCAGTCGGATTCATCAACATTGGAGCATCAGGCATGCGTGTCGTCCTCTGGTTTGCGACGATGCTGTTCTTCGTGGCCTTCTTCTCGTACGGGTACGTGCTGTGGGCGCGGGCGAGAAAGCGTCGCAGTGGGCGGACGTCCGACGAGTGAAGCGCGCTGAGCGTGCGTCTTCCCTGCGCGAAGGTGATCCGAAGCGATTATTCGCGAAAGGGATCGGCGAACGGTGCGTCCAGGCCGATCGCCAGCCGTGCCGCCGCCCGTCCGCACAGCGCTCCGATGACGTTGCCGGTCCCGCAGTAGCCGCCGATCGCCCACACACCGGGTCGAACCTCTTCGAATAACGGTAGTCCGTTCTCCGTGAATCCGACACTCGCCGCCCAGCGGCGTGTGACCGGCGCGTGCGATCCGATCACGTCGCGCAAATGTCGCTCCAGCTGTGACTGGATCTGCTCCGTGATTTCCGTGCGCTCCGTCCACTCGGCGTCACCGGCGGTATCGCGAAAACCACCGAGTGCCAGGCGGCCGTCCGCGAGCTGCTGCCAGTACTCGAAGCCGTAGCGCGCGTATACCGGCCGCGCGACATGCAGTTCGACGTCGGGCTCCGTTGCCAGCATCTGCAGCCGCGCCGTGCGCACGCGGCCGCTCAGCTCCGGCAGCACGCGCGGCAGCGCGCCATCGACGGCGACGATCACGGCACTGCAGCCGATCGTGCCGGACGGTGTGAGCACGGCGTCTGCCGCAAGTTCGAGCGCGCGCGTGTTCTCATACAGCATGGCGCCGCGCTCGAGAGCATGCAGCGCGAGCAGGCGCGCGCGCAGGAGCGGGTCGAACGACGCGTCGGTGGGGATCAGCAGGCCGTCGCCTTCCGGCCCCCAGTACGGCTCCACCGGCAGGCCGTCAGCGAGCATCATGTCGCGCTGCGCATCGCAGTCCTCGCGCTCCGCATCCGTCGTCGCGAGCCGTACGGAACCGACGCGACGGACGGCCGCCGGTGTTTCCGCAGCAATGCGCTCGATCTGC contains:
- a CDS encoding FAD-binding oxidoreductase — protein: MSAQDPPAVWEDGRWAGLPSLDGDTDVDVCVVGLGGSGLSCIHELRDHGVRVAGIDAGSVAGGAAGRNGGFLLAGCYDFYHDAVARHGHERALAIYHATMRQIERIAAETPAAVRRVGSVRLATTDAEREDCDAQRDMMLADGLPVEPYWGPEGDGLLIPTDASFDPLLRARLLALHALERGAMLYENTRALELAADAVLTPSGTIGCSAVIVAVDGALPRVLPELSGRVRTARLQMLATEPDVELHVARPVYARYGFEYWQQLADGRLALGGFRDTAGDAEWTERTEITEQIQSQLERHLRDVIGSHAPVTRRWAASVGFTENGLPLFEEVRPGVWAIGGYCGTGNVIGALCGRAAARLAIGLDAPFADPFRE
- a CDS encoding NAD(P)/FAD-dependent oxidoreductase, coding for MILDPRTATEHPSRRHAISYDAIIVGAGPNGLAAAVTLAREGHSVLVREAAPVIGGGTRTEQLTLPGYLHDVCSTIHPMAVASPFFRELPLAQYGLEWVHTPTLLVHPFDDGSVVTLERTLDSTVTALGSDGQAYRDLVEPFVENWQDLVQETLRPIRIPGRPFFMARFGMHALRSVDDLVRARFSNDATRAMFAAVAGHCMLPLDWIGTASFGLMLCVTGHAVGWPLARGGSRQISDALAAYLRELGGVIETDAPVTDVAELPPARAILFDVTPRQLLRIAGDRLPSGYRRQLERFRYGPGAFKIDWALSGPVPWRNARCSESAVLHLAGSYDEVLASERAPWDGVDAQRPFVLFVQPSLFDRTRAPAEGEVAWAYCHVPNGSTTDMTAAIESQVERFAPGFRDLIQHRSVMTPADLEDHNANLIGGDINAGAQHLSQLLFRPVPRWNPYAVPGSNMYLCSASTPPGGAVHGMCGHNAAKAALKRSLR
- a CDS encoding 6-bladed beta-propeller, producing the protein MSTHRPPRNSCALLAVLLSAGLLPACGVDQQEGGPPDAGEAVSEWEVAAEPSLSIGVVDGDERYQMHQVVGAVQLHDGRIAVMNAGSAELRIYAPDGTFISAHGRPGEGPGEFRTASRMHLIGDTIFIHDSRLQRLSVHDDAGSFLENRPLRPAAGRFQLDEWLYDRSWIDGPPFGVGRAPVMAAVPMLPAPDSAEMFRYVRVSPYGHLWVRQPREPDAPAVDWIVYDMAAEPIARVHLPAGFEVMDFGRDYLLGRVRDEFDVEYVQLLRLDAVNVPQQKMVFTPSPADTTREMVADSAFAPRAREMMGALRMLNNLQEIYYSTPENSYRYATHISQLTDFEVPEGIDMHIVVANERGWSAVAMDAASGRMCGIAIGLVTPTGWMPGVVSCQ
- a CDS encoding SDR family oxidoreductase, which translates into the protein MSSADAPVRRGYNTQPAVLVTGASKGIGEACALRLARDGFRVYAGVRSEQDGAALITQGGSAIVPLQLDITDAGHIAAAAARIGEETGERGLQALVNNAGVAVAGPLEFLPITELRRQLDVNVTGQIAVTQACLPLLRRARSSSKGDHRAGRIVFMSSVAGRSALPFMGAYAASKFALEAAADSLRVELRPFGIVVSLVEPGVIATPIWKTSRDAAERNIAAMPPQLEEYYGRAVNTLRTRVDSIKGLAPEHVADAVTHALTSRRPRTRYIVGRDARLRLAMHALLPVRVRDWLLAGVVRRL